One window of Methanogenium organophilum genomic DNA carries:
- a CDS encoding class I SAM-dependent methyltransferase: MSFLTILFIIVLTLLLWVLVVARIIRRFWHFPAPAWIGGLLDSDYRRHIQPPSFVIERSGIRPSMQVLDLGCGSGAFTTDIARMVGPEGRVVAFDIQENMLRQLQRKLARQKHADIPPITIIRGDATALPFCDGTFDAVCMVTVLQEIPENHRALAEVFRVLRPGGVLGVTELFIDPDYPLSSTTRLLGEAAGFVAEETAGGLWNYTVRFRRP; encoded by the coding sequence ATGTCATTCCTCACCATCCTCTTCATCATCGTCCTGACCCTTCTCCTCTGGGTACTCGTCGTCGCACGAATCATCCGCAGGTTCTGGCATTTCCCCGCCCCGGCGTGGATCGGCGGACTCCTCGACAGTGACTACCGCAGACATATCCAGCCCCCCTCCTTCGTCATCGAACGAAGCGGTATCCGCCCCTCCATGCAGGTTCTCGACCTCGGCTGCGGGAGTGGTGCTTTCACGACGGACATCGCCCGGATGGTGGGGCCGGAAGGGAGGGTCGTCGCCTTCGACATCCAGGAAAATATGCTCCGGCAGCTGCAGAGAAAACTCGCCCGTCAAAAACACGCAGACATCCCGCCGATCACGATAATCCGGGGTGATGCGACGGCACTTCCCTTCTGCGACGGGACCTTCGATGCCGTCTGCATGGTCACCGTCCTCCAGGAGATCCCGGAAAACCACCGGGCGCTCGCAGAAGTCTTCCGGGTGCTCCGGCCCGGCGGCGTCCTCGGTGTCACCGAACTCTTCATCGACCCGGACTACCCGCTCTCATCCACCACACGCCTGCTGGGAGAGGCCGCGGGGTTCGTTGCGGAGGAGACGGCGGGCGGCCTCTGGAATTATACCGTGCGGTTCCGGCGGCCGTAA
- a CDS encoding transglutaminase-like domain-containing protein, giving the protein MSPVIPGRFAGFVLLVILFVAAAGCLSTSDDEMTESSIPATNTADDIALQADAAMANTEYQTAAALYEEAYELFTVSGDTANALLARNGMFRAKRAVIEYPYNRTAAEAAMQERIPMLTEADMNAWLDERAQTIESDGEVFYFENVAADFLYAHFDYIRPMTGKMMNFGYVSRYAVPGESSSAAADGALPYVNPVRYGGTEELVLPADTLPETGTLSIWYPLPLETESQQDVVVTNLSYAEYIVKGPVTDGQIAYVYYEIPADAIEGDLVITADIAFTSYEQLFAVDPALVEPYDPTDPEYLLYTSSSRNIDISDDVRALAKEIVGGETNPYLQAQAIYRYIIDTYPYSTVPHVSIDTVEPKVAESDYMLSTGHGDCGTQSMLFTALCRSLGIPARATGGYQMLLTGNAGSHFWAEYYIEGYGWIPCDKTVAEIADWVEIGEDEREAFKTYYANNLDPARFVIQKDVDVIMDPAFPKDAVVFRLVRQAPAVVCDSADVDFGTYIGTNFSIHIEAEE; this is encoded by the coding sequence ATGAGCCCTGTTATTCCCGGACGGTTCGCTGGTTTTGTCCTTCTCGTCATTCTGTTTGTCGCTGCTGCCGGATGCCTGTCGACCTCCGATGATGAGATGACGGAGAGCAGCATTCCGGCCACCAATACGGCAGATGATATTGCCCTTCAGGCAGATGCGGCAATGGCGAACACCGAATACCAGACGGCGGCAGCACTCTATGAAGAGGCATATGAGTTGTTCACGGTCTCCGGCGACACCGCAAATGCCCTCCTCGCCCGAAACGGCATGTTCCGTGCAAAGCGGGCGGTTATTGAATACCCGTACAACCGAACAGCCGCTGAGGCAGCGATGCAGGAGAGGATTCCCATGCTCACGGAGGCCGACATGAATGCCTGGCTCGATGAGCGTGCCCAGACGATTGAATCGGACGGGGAAGTGTTCTACTTCGAAAATGTTGCGGCCGATTTCCTCTATGCACACTTCGACTACATCCGACCGATGACAGGCAAGATGATGAACTTCGGATATGTAAGCCGGTATGCGGTTCCCGGGGAGTCGTCATCTGCCGCTGCGGATGGGGCGCTCCCGTACGTGAATCCTGTCCGGTATGGCGGCACCGAAGAGCTTGTGCTCCCCGCAGATACCCTGCCGGAGACGGGGACGCTCTCCATATGGTATCCCCTCCCGCTGGAGACCGAGTCGCAACAGGACGTTGTTGTCACAAACCTCTCCTATGCAGAGTATATTGTCAAAGGGCCGGTGACCGATGGGCAGATCGCCTATGTATACTACGAGATACCTGCGGATGCCATCGAGGGTGATCTCGTCATCACGGCCGATATCGCCTTCACGTCCTATGAACAGCTCTTCGCGGTCGACCCTGCGCTGGTCGAACCGTACGATCCGACGGACCCCGAGTATCTCCTCTACACCTCTTCGTCCCGGAACATTGATATCTCGGACGACGTCCGTGCTCTCGCGAAGGAGATCGTTGGTGGCGAGACAAACCCGTACCTTCAGGCACAGGCAATCTATCGGTACATCATTGATACCTACCCGTACAGCACTGTTCCCCATGTGTCTATTGATACTGTCGAGCCAAAAGTCGCAGAATCGGATTACATGCTCTCCACCGGTCATGGCGACTGCGGGACCCAGAGCATGCTCTTTACGGCGTTGTGCCGGTCGCTGGGGATTCCCGCACGGGCAACGGGCGGCTACCAGATGCTCCTGACCGGGAATGCGGGCAGCCACTTCTGGGCGGAGTATTATATCGAAGGGTACGGATGGATTCCCTGTGACAAGACCGTGGCAGAGATTGCCGACTGGGTGGAGATTGGAGAAGATGAGCGGGAAGCCTTCAAGACGTACTATGCCAATAACCTTGACCCGGCACGGTTCGTAATCCAGAAAGACGTCGATGTCATAATGGACCCTGCCTTCCCTAAGGATGCAGTCGTCTTCCGGCTGGTCCGGCAGGCCCCGGCCGTCGTATGCGATTCGGCGGACGTGGATTTTGGTACGTACATAGGGACGAATTTTAGCATCCATATTGAGGCAGAGGAATAA
- a CDS encoding APC family permease has translation MTELKRTLGIWPAAAVSIGAIIGAGIFVLVGVASGIAGPSVILSFIIAGFVALFTALSAAELSSFITESGGSFIFTHRAFGKFWGFVVGWMQSADYIIGASAVSIGFAGYFLYFIGFSSTQVALIVVGCLLPIILALLNLYGMQEAAGANSILVLLKIIALVLFVVIGGTFILSNGPTGTYQPFFPYGMSGTIHGAAVIFFAFVGFNTVTVIAEEVKDPERTVPRALLIAFLVSTAIYISVSVVAIGLLDWNILATSTAPLETALMQATSNIVILKYVSIAALFATASVVISSIFGGSRAIFAMSRQGILPKRLSVISKKGVPLYSVLLVGFVAAAIILAARGNLDALAQIFNFGTLTTFFFINLSLIKLRWDEPNLQRGFTVPLYPLTPLLGIVSCSLLLIFLSKYAMLFGIVWLAIGVFAFELHTKTLPEQTG, from the coding sequence ATGACCGAACTGAAGCGCACCCTCGGGATATGGCCTGCCGCAGCGGTCAGTATCGGAGCCATCATCGGGGCGGGAATATTTGTACTGGTGGGTGTTGCATCTGGTATTGCCGGGCCATCGGTCATTCTTTCCTTTATCATTGCCGGTTTTGTCGCCCTCTTCACGGCGCTGAGCGCTGCAGAACTCTCGTCCTTTATCACCGAATCCGGAGGATCCTTCATCTTCACCCATCGTGCCTTCGGGAAGTTCTGGGGATTCGTGGTGGGCTGGATGCAGTCGGCGGATTATATCATCGGTGCGAGTGCCGTCTCCATAGGGTTTGCCGGGTACTTCCTGTACTTCATCGGGTTTTCGTCCACCCAGGTTGCTCTCATCGTCGTCGGGTGCCTCCTTCCGATTATCCTCGCCCTCCTGAACCTCTACGGCATGCAGGAGGCGGCCGGAGCAAACAGCATCCTCGTCCTTTTAAAGATCATCGCGCTGGTTCTCTTCGTCGTCATCGGGGGCACCTTCATCCTCTCGAACGGCCCGACCGGGACCTACCAGCCTTTCTTCCCATATGGAATGTCGGGAACCATTCACGGCGCGGCGGTTATATTCTTCGCATTCGTCGGGTTCAATACCGTCACCGTCATCGCAGAGGAGGTGAAGGATCCGGAAAGAACCGTCCCGAGGGCGCTCCTGATCGCGTTTCTGGTCAGTACGGCCATATACATCAGCGTTTCCGTCGTCGCCATCGGCCTTCTTGACTGGAATATCCTTGCGACCTCCACCGCACCGCTTGAAACGGCCCTGATGCAGGCGACGTCGAATATCGTCATCCTGAAGTATGTCTCGATTGCCGCACTCTTTGCCACCGCCTCCGTCGTCATATCCAGCATCTTCGGGGGCTCGCGGGCGATATTTGCGATGTCCCGCCAGGGGATTCTTCCAAAGAGACTTTCGGTCATCTCCAAGAAGGGAGTGCCGCTTTATTCCGTCCTTCTGGTTGGATTCGTTGCAGCGGCGATCATTCTGGCGGCACGAGGGAATCTCGACGCCCTTGCGCAGATATTCAATTTTGGCACTCTGACCACGTTCTTCTTCATCAACCTGAGCCTCATTAAGCTCCGGTGGGATGAGCCGAACCTCCAGAGAGGGTTTACGGTCCCGCTCTATCCCCTGACTCCGCTTCTGGGGATTGTCTCGTGCAGTCTGCTTCTCATCTTCCTTAGCAAGTATGCGATGCTCTTCGGCATCGTCTGGCTTGCCATTGGGGTTTTTGCCTTCGAGCTGCATACAAAGACGCTTCCGGAACAGACGGGATGA
- a CDS encoding GNAT family N-acetyltransferase — METTDSDLIRLPKDRIVAASEMLVRSFFDDPKLTYILPDGDSRTEKGRHLFAFELRYGLRYGQVYATSPNLEGVATWIPSEKAAITFWRAIFCGGMALQRGLGKETMDRLMTFSEKVDIYHKKHLPGPHCYLFFIGVDPRHQGQGYGGRLIRPMLEWLDNNRMACYLNTQNEENIGLYEHFGFRVVEQVTLPGSGIVHTGMIRKPVVEEERIFEDEPVDE; from the coding sequence ATGGAAACCACCGATTCAGATCTCATCCGTCTCCCGAAGGACCGGATCGTAGCGGCAAGCGAGATGCTCGTCCGCTCATTCTTCGATGATCCAAAGCTGACGTACATCCTCCCCGACGGGGACTCCCGGACCGAGAAAGGAAGGCACCTCTTCGCGTTCGAACTCCGCTATGGCCTGCGGTACGGCCAGGTATATGCCACCTCGCCCAACCTCGAAGGCGTTGCCACCTGGATCCCCTCCGAAAAGGCGGCGATCACCTTCTGGCGGGCGATTTTCTGTGGGGGCATGGCGCTGCAAAGAGGACTTGGGAAGGAAACGATGGATCGGCTCATGACATTTTCCGAAAAGGTCGATATCTATCATAAGAAGCACCTTCCCGGCCCCCACTGCTACCTCTTTTTCATCGGTGTCGACCCCCGTCATCAGGGGCAGGGGTACGGAGGGAGGCTGATACGGCCGATGCTCGAATGGCTGGACAATAATAGGATGGCCTGCTACCTGAATACCCAGAACGAGGAGAATATCGGGCTCTACGAGCACTTCGGGTTCCGGGTAGTTGAGCAGGTCACCCTGCCGGGGTCCGGAATCGTGCACACCGGGATGATCCGAAAGCCGGTGGTCGAAGAAGAGCGGATATTCGAAGATGAACCGGTGGACGAGTAG
- a CDS encoding TOBE domain-containing protein, with the protein MKVSARNQIPGTIKMIRKGPVTTEVTISVGDGIEIVSSITTYSAEQMNLKEGSKVYAIMKATGVMVGTD; encoded by the coding sequence ATGAAAGTCAGCGCACGAAATCAGATTCCAGGCACCATCAAAATGATCCGGAAAGGACCTGTGACGACAGAAGTGACCATTAGTGTTGGAGATGGCATTGAAATTGTCTCATCCATCACCACCTATTCGGCTGAACAGATGAACCTGAAGGAAGGATCAAAAGTCTATGCCATCATGAAGGCGACCGGCGTGATGGTAGGGACGGATTAA
- a CDS encoding Lon protease family protein, which yields MITPLPPDQYRHRFDTTLVDCMSTRDLKPLEEIVGQKRALGALTLGLNIGEKGFNIYVSGLHGTGRKTAVKKFLAEFAKTRPQGHDWIYVNNFTNPYEPNAILLPPGMGKEFRDDMAAFIEEAKRFIPKVFESEDYFNRRDAAIREIEEEKARLLSHIDEVAKEKGFVIQSGPQGLLTTPLKENGEPYLQEEFVVLPPEVRAEYEKRKDELMAELRNTFRQVRDQDQKGGEVIGQLNQEVVLAAIGHRVAALKDKYEGIDEIHTYIDAVQKDIVENLIQFMPEAAQQQLPPQFQNPLFRELALRKYEVNVIVDNTANGGAPVVFEQNPSYQNLFGKIEKEVQYGVVATDFTMIRPGSIHKANGGFLVMLVEDLFRNQFSWDGLKTALKTGEVVVEEPGERMGFISTKGIKPEPIPLSLKVVLIGTPEIYQILTTGDPDFSGFFKVRADFDTVMDRTEENVRNYASFICGLCEEYDLRHLDPSGVARVIEYGSRLADDQNKLTTRFSRVADIIREASYYAGVDGEEYTSDRHIMKAIEEKIYRSNLIQEKVQEYITKGIFLIDTEGETVGQVNGLSVMGFGDIAFGRPSRVTASIGIGRGGIIDIEREAAMGGPTHTKGVLILSGYLNATYAQDKPLSLSARLVFEQSYGGVDGDSASSTELYSIISALSGLPINQAIAVTGSVNQKGEVQAIGGVNEKLEGYYEVCKAKGFTGKQGAMIPASNVQNLMLKDEIIEAAKEGMFTLYPVATINEGIEVLTGVKAGERRPDGTFEEGTVNYLVDRRLREMAETMKEYRVAD from the coding sequence ATGATCACACCACTGCCGCCGGATCAGTACCGGCACCGGTTCGACACGACGCTCGTAGACTGCATGAGCACCCGCGACCTCAAACCGCTCGAGGAGATCGTCGGGCAGAAGCGTGCCCTTGGAGCGCTCACCCTGGGCTTAAACATCGGGGAGAAGGGATTCAACATCTATGTCTCCGGCCTCCACGGGACGGGGCGAAAGACCGCGGTTAAAAAGTTCCTTGCCGAGTTTGCAAAGACCCGGCCGCAGGGTCATGACTGGATCTACGTAAACAACTTCACGAATCCCTACGAGCCAAACGCCATTCTCCTTCCGCCGGGGATGGGAAAGGAGTTCAGGGACGACATGGCGGCCTTCATCGAGGAGGCAAAACGCTTCATCCCGAAGGTATTTGAGAGCGAGGACTATTTCAATCGCCGTGATGCCGCCATTCGGGAGATCGAGGAGGAGAAGGCCCGGCTGCTCTCCCATATCGACGAAGTGGCAAAAGAAAAGGGATTCGTCATCCAGTCCGGTCCTCAGGGTCTGCTTACCACCCCCCTGAAAGAGAACGGCGAGCCATACCTGCAGGAAGAGTTTGTGGTACTCCCGCCCGAGGTCCGGGCAGAGTACGAGAAACGCAAGGATGAGCTCATGGCCGAGCTCAGGAACACTTTCCGTCAGGTGCGCGACCAGGACCAGAAAGGCGGTGAGGTCATCGGGCAGCTGAATCAGGAGGTCGTCCTCGCCGCGATCGGGCACCGAGTGGCAGCGCTCAAGGACAAGTATGAGGGGATCGACGAGATCCACACGTATATCGACGCTGTCCAGAAGGATATCGTCGAGAACCTGATCCAGTTCATGCCCGAGGCGGCCCAGCAGCAGCTCCCGCCCCAATTCCAGAACCCCTTGTTCCGCGAACTTGCCCTGCGTAAGTACGAGGTGAACGTCATCGTGGACAACACGGCAAACGGCGGTGCCCCGGTCGTCTTCGAGCAGAACCCGTCCTACCAGAATCTCTTCGGTAAGATTGAAAAGGAGGTACAGTACGGGGTTGTCGCGACCGACTTCACGATGATCCGTCCGGGTTCGATTCACAAGGCGAACGGCGGTTTTCTGGTGATGCTCGTCGAGGATCTCTTCAGGAACCAGTTCTCCTGGGATGGACTGAAGACTGCGCTGAAAACCGGTGAGGTCGTCGTCGAAGAGCCTGGAGAGCGAATGGGTTTCATCTCCACGAAGGGGATCAAGCCGGAGCCGATTCCCCTCTCTCTGAAGGTGGTCCTCATCGGCACGCCGGAAATTTACCAGATCCTCACCACCGGAGACCCGGACTTCTCAGGATTCTTCAAGGTCCGGGCAGACTTCGACACCGTGATGGATCGCACGGAGGAGAATGTCCGCAACTACGCCTCCTTCATCTGCGGTCTCTGCGAGGAGTACGACCTCCGGCACCTCGACCCGTCGGGAGTGGCCCGTGTGATCGAGTACGGCTCGCGTCTCGCGGACGACCAGAACAAGCTGACGACCCGCTTCTCCCGGGTGGCCGACATCATCCGTGAGGCAAGCTACTATGCCGGAGTGGACGGGGAAGAATACACCAGCGACCGGCACATCATGAAGGCGATTGAAGAGAAGATCTACCGTTCGAACCTCATACAGGAGAAGGTGCAGGAGTACATCACAAAGGGGATCTTTCTTATAGACACCGAAGGGGAGACGGTCGGGCAGGTGAACGGCCTCTCCGTGATGGGATTCGGCGACATCGCCTTTGGCCGCCCGTCACGGGTTACGGCCTCCATCGGGATCGGCCGGGGCGGGATCATCGACATCGAACGGGAGGCGGCCATGGGCGGGCCGACGCACACGAAGGGCGTCCTCATCCTCTCGGGATATCTGAATGCGACGTATGCGCAGGATAAGCCCCTTTCCCTCTCGGCCCGGCTCGTATTCGAGCAAAGCTACGGGGGCGTCGACGGCGACAGCGCCTCGAGCACCGAGCTCTACTCAATTATCTCGGCTCTCTCGGGGCTCCCCATTAACCAGGCGATCGCGGTCACCGGGTCGGTTAACCAAAAGGGGGAGGTGCAGGCCATAGGAGGCGTGAACGAGAAGCTCGAGGGCTACTACGAGGTCTGCAAGGCGAAGGGGTTCACGGGAAAGCAGGGGGCGATGATTCCTGCGAGCAATGTCCAGAACCTGATGCTGAAAGATGAGATCATCGAGGCCGCAAAGGAGGGGATGTTCACCCTCTATCCGGTCGCGACGATCAACGAGGGCATCGAGGTCCTCACGGGCGTGAAGGCAGGAGAGCGGCGGCCCGACGGTACGTTCGAGGAGGGGACGGTGAATTATCTGGTGGACAGGCGGCTCCGGGAGATGGCGGAGACAATGAAGGAGTACCGGGTGGCCGATTGA
- a CDS encoding DUF1003 domain-containing protein, whose amino-acid sequence MDEMEGRPTVPCQICGREMTHGEVVPAGSVGSAVADIIRRDHPDWSDEGYICRPDLNHYRARYVEELLEKEKGEVSSLEEKVIFAMKERSVLSEDTSAAFDRQLTLGERAADRFANFAGSWTFIILFFAVLIVWIAVNSVLLLFRPFDPYPFILLNLVLSCLAAVQAPVIIMSQNRQEDRDRLQARHDYQVDLKAELEIRNLNEKIDYLLVTQGERLLEIQKIQVELMEEIARQKS is encoded by the coding sequence ATGGATGAGATGGAGGGACGTCCCACCGTCCCCTGCCAGATTTGCGGCAGGGAGATGACCCACGGCGAGGTTGTTCCGGCAGGTTCGGTTGGCAGTGCCGTGGCGGACATCATCCGGAGAGACCATCCCGACTGGTCGGATGAAGGGTATATCTGCCGCCCGGATCTCAATCATTACCGGGCGCGATATGTCGAGGAGCTTCTGGAGAAGGAGAAGGGGGAGGTAAGCAGTCTTGAGGAGAAGGTTATCTTTGCCATGAAGGAGCGTTCCGTCCTCTCCGAGGATACCAGCGCGGCATTCGATCGGCAACTGACCCTCGGGGAGCGGGCTGCCGACCGGTTTGCGAATTTCGCGGGCAGCTGGACGTTTATCATCCTCTTTTTTGCCGTCCTGATCGTCTGGATTGCCGTCAATTCGGTGCTTCTCCTTTTCCGGCCGTTCGATCCCTATCCCTTCATCCTGCTTAATCTCGTCCTCTCCTGTCTTGCGGCAGTCCAGGCTCCCGTCATCATCATGAGCCAGAACCGCCAGGAAGACCGGGACCGGCTCCAGGCCCGGCACGATTACCAGGTGGACCTGAAGGCGGAACTGGAGATCCGGAACCTGAATGAAAAGATCGATTACCTCCTGGTAACACAAGGGGAACGACTCCTCGAGATTCAGAAAATTCAGGTCGAGCTGATGGAGGAGATCGCCCGCCAGAAGTCATGA
- a CDS encoding serine hydrolase domain-containing protein yields the protein MSPFRPRPLESIPCRMPSASLLCTVIIFILLTCPAVLAASATILPADGTGDLPEISNPADVQAFFDAAVPAGMAQYNIPGAVVAVVADGELVYANGYGYADIETQAPVDPEATLFHVGSITKLFTWTCVMKQVEKGTIDLDADVNTYLKDFSIPETYPGQPVTMRHLMTHSAGFEEEEIHFAVAEPADLYSYRIYCEENIPAIVYPPGTVSSYSNYGTTLAAVILEDVTGVPYDEYVQENILTPIGMTDTIVSYPEAPEADAITASGYHSVGGTNVAVPDTVFVIGPAGTISAPATDMAKFVAMHMENGTVNGAQILAADTALLMHAPAFANDPRVSSMCLGFYENHISDERIITHGGDTDTFHSLLVIIPERKAGYFVSYNSAGGNSARNDLLMAFVDHFYPVPETTEPEVTAETTTSADTYAGTYQSTRHNYRTFEFWLTPPQQMQVEAGEGEGTILMSRGGRPPVAYTEVEPGVFVQADGTETYAGNVVFREDTDGDVTFLCLENVPIMAFERVPWYGTNAAMASVRNLGIIILLSVFLWPLMAIGKYVYGPQKEESEKRNDEQDNSDIPFPFYARLLAGTASVLFILFVLFLLPAVTGDTALIQAYMLERTAPLDLGVVLSVPVIATILSIATAASAVFVWRKAYWTLWHRVHYTLITIGLFMLVWWVNYWNLFIFRM from the coding sequence ATGTCACCCTTCCGCCCCCGACCACTGGAATCGATACCATGCAGGATGCCCTCTGCTTCTCTCCTTTGTACCGTCATCATCTTCATTCTCCTCACATGCCCTGCGGTCCTGGCCGCCTCTGCCACCATTTTGCCCGCCGACGGAACGGGTGATCTGCCGGAGATCTCAAACCCTGCTGACGTGCAGGCATTCTTTGACGCGGCGGTTCCGGCGGGAATGGCACAATACAACATCCCCGGTGCGGTGGTCGCCGTCGTCGCTGACGGGGAACTCGTCTATGCGAATGGATATGGATATGCAGATATTGAAACACAGGCGCCGGTCGACCCGGAGGCAACGCTCTTTCACGTGGGCTCCATCACCAAACTCTTCACCTGGACCTGCGTGATGAAGCAGGTGGAGAAGGGGACAATAGACCTTGATGCCGATGTCAACACCTACCTGAAGGACTTCTCTATCCCGGAGACCTATCCAGGCCAGCCGGTGACCATGCGTCACCTGATGACACACTCCGCGGGATTCGAGGAGGAGGAGATCCACTTCGCGGTTGCTGAACCGGCCGACCTCTACTCATACCGGATCTACTGCGAGGAGAACATTCCTGCCATCGTGTATCCGCCAGGGACCGTCTCCTCCTACTCCAACTACGGCACCACCCTTGCAGCGGTGATTCTCGAGGACGTGACCGGCGTCCCGTACGACGAGTATGTGCAGGAGAACATCCTCACCCCCATCGGTATGACGGACACCATCGTCTCCTATCCCGAGGCCCCGGAAGCCGATGCAATTACCGCTTCCGGGTATCACTCTGTCGGTGGAACGAACGTCGCGGTACCCGACACGGTCTTTGTGATCGGTCCCGCAGGTACGATCAGCGCTCCCGCAACCGACATGGCGAAATTCGTCGCGATGCATATGGAGAATGGCACCGTAAACGGCGCTCAGATCCTCGCAGCGGACACCGCCCTCCTGATGCACGCACCGGCGTTTGCAAACGACCCACGTGTGAGCAGCATGTGCCTCGGGTTCTACGAGAACCACATCAGTGATGAGCGAATCATCACCCATGGCGGCGACACCGATACCTTCCATTCCCTCTTGGTCATCATCCCGGAGAGAAAGGCAGGATATTTCGTCTCCTACAACAGCGCCGGCGGGAACTCAGCGAGAAATGATCTCCTGATGGCGTTTGTGGACCATTTCTATCCTGTCCCTGAAACAACAGAACCGGAAGTTACGGCTGAAACCACTACATCTGCCGATACATATGCCGGCACCTACCAGTCGACCCGCCACAACTACCGGACGTTTGAATTCTGGCTTACGCCCCCACAGCAGATGCAGGTAGAAGCAGGAGAGGGAGAGGGAACAATCCTGATGAGCCGTGGCGGAAGGCCCCCCGTTGCGTACACAGAGGTCGAACCGGGCGTCTTTGTACAGGCGGACGGGACCGAGACCTATGCGGGGAACGTGGTCTTCCGGGAGGATACAGACGGTGACGTGACGTTCCTCTGCCTTGAAAACGTCCCGATCATGGCCTTCGAACGGGTGCCGTGGTACGGGACGAATGCAGCCATGGCTTCAGTGAGAAATCTTGGTATTATAATTCTTCTCTCGGTGTTCCTGTGGCCGCTTATGGCAATTGGAAAATATGTCTACGGACCTCAGAAGGAGGAAAGTGAGAAGAGGAATGACGAACAGGATAATTCAGACATACCGTTCCCGTTCTATGCACGACTACTTGCAGGGACGGCTTCCGTGCTCTTCATATTATTTGTACTCTTTCTGCTTCCGGCGGTAACGGGTGATACGGCGCTTATTCAGGCATATATGCTCGAAAGAACCGCTCCCCTCGACCTTGGGGTGGTCCTGAGTGTTCCTGTCATTGCAACTATCCTGTCGATAGCAACTGCCGCCAGTGCGGTTTTTGTCTGGAGAAAGGCATACTGGACCCTGTGGCACCGGGTGCATTACACGCTTATTACCATCGGGCTCTTCATGCTGGTATGGTGGGTGAACTACTGGAATCTGTTTATCTTCAGGATGTAA